DNA from Prunus persica cultivar Lovell chromosome G6, Prunus_persica_NCBIv2, whole genome shotgun sequence:
TGTTGGGTCATTTGATGAATTGGGTTGTTTTTGTCTTGCTATTTTATGTCTTAATATGCTAGAGGAATTGATAGATTCTATGCTTATACTTTATATATTGCCATTGTTTTTGCATGTTGCATACTTCAATTGACTGGTTTTAATCAAACTATGTTACCTAATCCTCGGGTTGAATTGATTGAATGGCGAATGACTGCATaattctgaaaattttgaactaCATTGTACAATcgttttgtgtgtttttagcAAAATTAGGATCTTTATCAAGGATTTATGATGTTGGATTCCATTACTGGATGTCTctagtttttatttgaatacCATTATGAAACTTTTATGTGTGCCTCTTTCTACCTGGGTTTCAGTTGGGGATGGTGGCTACTTGAGCAATACAGACATTTATTCCAATGCAGTTCATCATTTCCACAACCCATCTGCAATACTGgcttatattattattcttttttctttttcattaggaagattttgtttcttttccaaGATCTGAATTTGGCATTCACCAGAGATGCTTCATTCAAGAAATGTGAATTTCCCCAAGTCTTCATTAATTGTTGGCTCCCTTCCATAATTTCAATAAGTGGGGATATAATTTTTCTCAGATGTCTACATTTGAGCTTTAAAAATTCCATCTATGCAGCATTACCATACCGAAACACTCTGATACTGATTGCGAAACGGGACTGTGTTTGCTAGATCCGGGATTTGTGGAGAAATTAGGACTGTTTCCTTTTTGGTGATTTaataattactacatatttttaGTATGCCATTGTTTCGGTGTCTGTACTTTTGAGCTGTTATGTCCTTATGTCTCTTCATTCTTATTTTGTGCTCATGGAAATTTAAATTCCGTGTAGGGGGTTAATAAGTCTTCAATTGCTTGGTTTATTGGCTTATGCTTGCCAATTTACATTTGCCTAGATATTATTGCACAAGTTTCTAAGAGTGCTCCGGTAGACTTTGGTGGTTTTGCTACCTGCCGAAAGCATAAATATTTGGGCTGTTTGATAACTAGGAAAATTTATCTGTGGTGGTTGATAAAATGCCTGAAATTGGGTGTTTTGTGAGATGTCCGAAAGGGTTTCTTCATTCATGTCATGTTTTGTAATTCAAATTCCTAACAGGTTaagaatcaaaatatgaaatcttTGCATGAGAAGGGGGCTACATATTGAAGCATTTAGCTTCACGTTCATCCGCAGTCTCCCATAGCGCCCCcccctcttcctcctttttctcccagaaaaaagaaaaagaaatataaattcaGCTATCAAGAGAAAGTGGGTTGAGTTTCGAAGGATAATGTGGACTTTTGTCATGCCATGAttcttttgattatttttgggCATCAGAAACCTTTCCTAACCTGCTGTCCTAACTGTATAACTTGTTTCCTTTCAGTATTTTTATGCATTGATGAGAACTTAGTATGGAGGACCTGACTTCAACAGGATCTGTCCTCTAGGATCATATCTCTAGGATCATATTTCTGAATCCTTGAGTTCATGAAAATTGAGTGTGGAGTgcagaaaaacagaaagtcCATAGGATATAATTGATGCTCTTTGTGTAGGATACCTACCGTAGGAGGAAAAGCTCTGGATCTACATCTCCTTTTTGTGGAAGTCACATCTCGTGGTGGACTTGAAAAGGTTtgtgcattttatttttctacttCATGGTTGTTTTTATATGAGAGTCTTGAAGctgaaattaaacttattGCTTGAAAAGTGGATCTTAACCTCAGTTATCCTCTATTTAACTAGTTAGTATTGTCGAGTGTGCCTGATATGATTTACACTCTGTGTTTTGAACACTAGTTATGATGAATGGGGGGATGGGTCACAGCTGAGTTTGAACTTTGGCTGACTTATAACTATTAGCCTATTGCTAGTCTCAGTTAAGACAAAAGTAAGTTAGAGGTTTATGAAAGTGTCCAACTTTAGGTAAGTTTTACCTATATTGATTACGTAAGTTTAGAGGCTTATGAAAGTGTTCAaagttctctttttctttttaggtttTGTTTCCCCTTCAAATTCTCTTAAACTGGTTACAGGTGATTAGAGATCGCAAATGGAAGGAAGTGATTGTGGTCTTCAATTTCCCAACAACAATTACCAGCGCTTCATTTGTCTTGCGGAAGTACTATTCATCTTTGCTCTATCACTTTGAGCAGGCCTATTATTTCCACAAAGAAGTTTTTAGCATCCCAGTGCTTGGTACTTGAAGACATGGCTCCTTGTTAATTCTttgtattgtttctttttgtagattagaaagatatataattttctttttttttttccttcccagAACCTCTTAGCAGGAACCTTTTGAATGGGTCAGCCACCCTGGAGGAAGGTGCCAGTAGAAACCAGTTTCCAGGTCAGGGTAGGTGTAACCTCCATTTCAATGTGATGGTTTTAGTAGTGGttgtgttcaattttttaCACTAATTCTAGAAGTAGagtcatatatatgtatattgaaATGGAGATGGTTTTAGTAGTGGttgtgttcaattttttaCACTAATTCTAGAAGTAGagtcatatatatgtatattttcaGTTTGGTGTCTACGTTAAACGGTGAAAGTTTCCAAATTGCCTTTCATTTGCAATCATAGAAGAAACCTGCAATTGACAGGTCTTGGAATCAATCGTATAGAATAGCTGTTTCTGTAACTTTTTGAAGTCGGAtagttgaataaaaaaaatttctcgcTAATGATCGAGCTTTTGTGATGTCCCTTTTGAAATATCTTCTGAAAGTTGCAATGAAGGAAGATAAACAACATTGTAAATTTTATTAGACAATCTGGATAAACCACATTGGAAACTTTATTAGCCAATCTGTCTTATAAATTGATGACTTTCTATAAGGGGTTTGCTTTCATCTTTCTAATTCTGTATTATTATTTCCTAATTCCTTTGCCAATTTTTTCAGCTGGTGGGTTATGACCAAATTGTAATACGGATCTGTTTTTTCTATCTTATGTACAGAAAGCTCAGAAGTGCAGCTTGGCTGTTCAATCATGGGAAGCATCGATGGGAAATTTGACCATGGATATTTGGTTTCTGTGAACTTGGGTTCTGACGAGCTGAAAGGTGTCTTGTATCATGCTCCTACATATGTTTCTCAGAGTTTTTCGGACATGCCCACTCGACGGAATCGAAAGAGGTCCAGGTTGGCATTACGTGATCCCTCTCGGCCCAAGTCAAACAGGAGCGGgtacaatttcttcttcgCTGAGCATTATGCCAGATTAAAGCCTTTGTACTATGGACAAGAGAGAGCCATCAGCAAGAAAATTGGGTTTCTATGGAACAATCTCACAGAGGCTGAGAAACAGGTATGATGAATTGGTGACAGTTTTTTTCGTGTTAGTTTCTTTTAGCTGATAGCATCCCAAAAGTAATGTCACATCTGCTGCATCCTTTAACTCACTCTCTCATACTTGAGTTCCGGATGATTTTGTGACATGCATAAATATTGATCTAAGGTTTCAAGAGAAATTTCACATGTTTGGACTATATTCA
Protein-coding regions in this window:
- the LOC18773551 gene encoding high mobility group B protein 10 isoform X2 produces the protein MSEAPTTPITEKEPSSAISAQQQQVRTETANGSSSSSLTSTTKVYPPATAKYEEVVQSSDLFWEKLKEFHDSFRTKFVIPTVGGKALDLHLLFVEVTSRGGLEKVIRDRKWKEVIVVFNFPTTITSASFVLRKYYSSLLYHFEQAYYFHKEVFSIPVLEPLSRNLLNGSATLEEGASRNQFPESSEVQLGCSIMGSIDGKFDHGYLVSVNLGSDELKGVLYHAPTYVSQSFSDMPTRRNRKRSRLALRDPSRPKSNRSGYNFFFAEHYARLKPLYYGQERAISKKIGFLWNNLTEAEKQVYQEKGMQDKERYRTEMLEYKSSGNLTQQ
- the LOC18773551 gene encoding high mobility group B protein 10 isoform X1; the encoded protein is MSEAPTTPITEKEPSSAISAQQQQVRTETANGSSSSSLTSTTKVYPPATAKYEEVVQSSDLFWEKLKEFHDSFRTKFVIPTVGGKALDLHLLFVEVTSRGGLEKVIRDRKWKEVIVVFNFPTTITSASFVLRKYYSSLLYHFEQAYYFHKEVFSIPVLEPLSRNLLNGSATLEEGASRNQFPGQESSEVQLGCSIMGSIDGKFDHGYLVSVNLGSDELKGVLYHAPTYVSQSFSDMPTRRNRKRSRLALRDPSRPKSNRSGYNFFFAEHYARLKPLYYGQERAISKKIGFLWNNLTEAEKQVYQEKGMQDKERYRTEMLEYKSSGNLTQQ